Proteins encoded together in one Flavobacteriales bacterium window:
- a CDS encoding L,D-transpeptidase family protein, with product MISPGSGGSLVIGMALLCCGACEVVQVPSVSAEEEARTINAVFESPQDYTVRQLLAVELDSFLLAHPEHAVDSTAIRAFYRRRNWQYAWFINDSLSSAAGNFLNLVAANDSVLQRAFSHDALHALVDRIGDRRDSMPLTPTFMRHVELSLTAQFFRFADSKYSGLVQRDLRELDWFIPRRKKDLAQLLDSLVAGRMDLSPIEPLHPQYMALKRHLPALYGLRWMDRLPRVDLGTRRKLEPGDRDSAVVLIRERLSALGDLTWYDLSAAKEPALYDSTLESAVKVFQGRNGLLPDGVIGKGFMAQLNTRVADRIRTVLVNMERLRWVPERTAPDMLLVNIPEFRLHVHEGGRTIWSMDVVVGAEATSTVVFTDSLSRIVFSPTWSVPTSIVRNEVLPAMRRDPGYLARKGMKRVGGRDALPRIVQEPGPGNALGRVKFLFPNSYSIYLHDTPSKGAFARENRALSHGCVRLSDPRRLAAYLLRTDTSWTAERIEAAMDRKTELGVPVRPRLPVVIGYFTAWVDEDGRLNFRDDIYGHDARLARELFNEPTPADEHVVSATAVEAGP from the coding sequence ATGATCTCACCCGGATCCGGAGGTTCGCTGGTCATCGGCATGGCGCTGCTGTGCTGCGGCGCTTGCGAAGTGGTGCAAGTGCCCTCGGTGAGCGCCGAGGAGGAGGCACGCACCATCAACGCCGTCTTCGAATCGCCCCAGGACTACACCGTGCGCCAGCTCCTGGCCGTCGAGCTCGACAGCTTCCTGCTGGCGCATCCTGAGCACGCGGTGGATTCCACCGCGATCCGCGCGTTCTATCGCCGCCGCAACTGGCAGTATGCCTGGTTCATCAACGACTCCCTCTCGTCCGCCGCGGGCAACTTCCTCAACCTGGTGGCCGCGAACGACAGCGTGCTCCAACGGGCCTTCTCGCATGACGCCCTTCACGCGCTGGTGGACCGGATCGGCGACCGGCGGGACAGCATGCCCCTGACGCCCACCTTCATGCGGCACGTGGAGCTCTCGCTCACAGCGCAGTTCTTCCGCTTCGCCGACAGCAAGTACAGCGGGCTGGTGCAGCGCGACCTCCGTGAGCTGGACTGGTTCATCCCGCGCCGCAAGAAGGACCTGGCGCAGCTGCTGGACTCCCTGGTGGCCGGCCGCATGGACCTGTCACCCATCGAGCCGTTGCACCCGCAGTACATGGCCCTCAAGCGTCACCTTCCCGCGTTGTACGGCCTGCGTTGGATGGATCGGTTGCCGCGCGTCGACCTCGGCACGCGGCGCAAGCTCGAGCCTGGTGACCGGGACAGTGCAGTGGTGCTGATCCGCGAACGGCTGTCGGCCCTGGGCGACCTCACCTGGTATGACCTGAGCGCCGCAAAGGAGCCAGCTCTGTATGACAGCACGCTGGAGTCCGCCGTGAAGGTCTTCCAAGGCCGGAACGGACTGCTGCCGGACGGAGTGATCGGCAAGGGGTTCATGGCCCAACTGAACACCCGGGTGGCGGATCGGATCCGCACCGTGCTGGTGAACATGGAACGGTTGCGGTGGGTGCCCGAACGAACCGCACCCGACATGCTGCTGGTGAACATCCCCGAGTTCCGTTTGCACGTGCACGAAGGGGGCCGGACCATCTGGAGCATGGACGTGGTGGTGGGTGCCGAGGCCACGAGCACCGTGGTCTTCACCGACTCCTTGTCACGGATCGTGTTCAGCCCAACCTGGTCAGTGCCAACGAGCATCGTGCGCAATGAGGTCCTGCCCGCGATGCGACGGGACCCGGGTTACCTGGCGCGCAAAGGCATGAAACGCGTGGGCGGCAGAGACGCACTTCCACGGATCGTGCAGGAGCCGGGGCCGGGCAATGCGCTCGGGCGGGTGAAGTTCCTCTTCCCCAACTCCTACAGCATCTACCTGCACGACACCCCCAGCAAGGGGGCCTTCGCGCGGGAGAACCGCGCCCTGAGCCATGGCTGCGTGCGGCTCAGCGACCCCAGGCGATTGGCGGCCTACCTGTTGCGCACCGACACCAGCTGGACGGCTGAGCGCATCGAGGCCGCAATGGACCGAAAGACCGAACTGGGCGTACCTGTGCGGCCGCGCCTTCCGGTGGTCATCGGGTATTTCACCGCATGGGTCGACGAGGACGGACGCTTGAACTTCCGCGACGACATCTACGGCCACGACGCCCGACTGGCACGCGAGCTCTTCAATGAGCCCACACCAGCGGACGAGCACGTGGTCAGCGCGACAGCTGTGGAGGCCGGACCGTAG
- a CDS encoding murein L,D-transpeptidase catalytic domain family protein, with translation MDEVVELHRSSGLEGLLALDAFRSAYEQACGQAPDARVLAIADMSRPSTEKRLVVIDLITGRTLLHTYVAHGQGTGELMAEVFGNEEGSHRTSLGLYRVGTEIVSPKHGQALLLHGLDKGVNDRALEREIIMHGADYVSEAFIAEHGRLGRSWGCPAVPRNTMSDLVRLLADGGLLYVHHPMAGALAAAR, from the coding sequence GTGGACGAAGTCGTGGAGCTTCACCGGTCCTCTGGCCTGGAAGGGCTACTGGCCTTGGACGCCTTCCGCAGCGCCTATGAGCAAGCGTGCGGCCAGGCCCCGGACGCGCGTGTCCTGGCCATCGCCGACATGTCCCGGCCCTCGACCGAGAAACGCCTCGTCGTCATCGACCTCATCACAGGCCGCACCTTGCTGCATACCTACGTGGCCCACGGACAGGGCACCGGGGAGTTGATGGCCGAGGTGTTCGGCAACGAGGAGGGCTCGCACCGCACCAGCCTGGGCCTGTACCGGGTGGGGACCGAGATCGTCAGTCCGAAGCACGGGCAGGCCTTGCTTCTCCATGGACTGGACAAGGGGGTGAATGACCGGGCCTTGGAACGGGAGATCATCATGCACGGCGCGGATTACGTGAGCGAGGCCTTCATCGCTGAACATGGCCGCCTGGGCCGCAGCTGGGGGTGCCCGGCCGTACCGCGCAACACCATGTCGGACCTGGTGCGTCTGCTCGCGGATGGCGGGCTCCTGTACGTGCACCACCCGATGGCCGGTGCCCTGGCCGCGGCCCGATGA
- a CDS encoding NAD(P)H-hydrate dehydratase has product MLPVLTAEQVRRVDALTTEREPIRSTDLMERAALAFTKAFLEVLGSAPRPVLVICGPGNNGGDGLAIARHLAARKWPVRVLCPYDPVGSSPDNVLNLKRLREVVVDVLSGPDRTLPAFRNDELVIDALFGTGLNRPLTGHYLHLVRELNARKGAVVAVDLPSGAFADGGPEDRSAIVHARWTCTFQVPKPFMLLPGSMGHCGEWRVVDIGLDRDAVASCGSLHFLLEATDIDAILPERPRAAHKGRFGHAMLMAGGTGHLGAAIMATAAAARSGAGLVTVTVPRQMGMALHSAVPEAMVLELGDGDHLGGTPPSGRWSAVGIGPGIGLHHETALLLKNVLRTTSWPLVLDADALNILAGSPDLLELLPPGSVLTPHPGEADRLFGPAMDTRDRIAKSSSFAQKRRGVVVLKGANTAICLADGRVLYNATGNVGMAKGGTGDVLTGLITGLLAQGLSPSDAAIVGVWIHGLAGDIAAEERGADGMTAMDVVGALPDAFRRHRGATLVDCE; this is encoded by the coding sequence CAGGTCCGACGCGTCGATGCGCTCACGACCGAACGGGAACCAATACGGAGCACGGACCTGATGGAGCGAGCGGCGCTCGCCTTCACGAAGGCCTTCCTCGAAGTCCTTGGGTCCGCTCCCCGTCCCGTTCTGGTCATCTGTGGCCCTGGTAACAACGGTGGCGACGGTCTGGCCATCGCCCGCCACCTGGCGGCCCGGAAGTGGCCGGTGCGGGTTCTCTGTCCCTATGATCCCGTAGGATCATCCCCTGATAATGTACTTAACCTCAAGCGACTAAGGGAGGTCGTCGTGGATGTCCTCTCCGGTCCGGACCGGACGCTGCCTGCGTTCCGGAACGATGAACTGGTGATCGATGCCTTGTTCGGGACCGGCCTCAACAGACCATTGACCGGCCACTACCTCCATCTGGTGCGCGAGCTCAACGCGCGGAAGGGAGCGGTCGTGGCGGTCGACCTTCCGTCCGGCGCCTTCGCAGATGGTGGCCCGGAGGACCGTTCAGCGATCGTGCACGCGCGATGGACGTGCACCTTCCAGGTGCCGAAGCCTTTCATGCTCCTACCCGGATCCATGGGTCATTGCGGCGAATGGCGCGTGGTCGACATCGGCCTCGATCGCGATGCCGTGGCATCGTGCGGAAGCCTGCACTTCCTGTTGGAAGCCACGGATATTGATGCCATCCTGCCTGAGCGCCCTAGAGCCGCGCACAAGGGCAGGTTCGGTCACGCCATGCTCATGGCCGGAGGGACAGGGCATCTCGGCGCAGCGATCATGGCCACGGCCGCAGCCGCTCGCAGCGGGGCAGGACTTGTCACCGTCACCGTTCCCCGGCAGATGGGCATGGCACTGCACAGCGCGGTGCCAGAGGCCATGGTGCTGGAACTCGGGGACGGAGATCACCTCGGAGGCACTCCTCCATCAGGTCGGTGGTCGGCCGTAGGCATCGGACCAGGTATCGGTCTGCACCACGAGACGGCGCTCCTGCTGAAGAACGTTCTGCGCACCACGTCCTGGCCGCTGGTGCTCGATGCAGATGCGCTCAACATTCTGGCGGGGTCGCCGGATCTCTTGGAGTTGCTCCCTCCCGGCTCCGTGCTCACCCCGCATCCTGGAGAAGCGGATCGACTCTTCGGACCGGCCATGGATACCCGGGACCGTATCGCAAAGTCATCCTCCTTCGCACAAAAGCGGCGGGGCGTGGTGGTGCTGAAAGGAGCGAATACGGCCATCTGCCTGGCAGATGGCCGGGTCCTGTATAATGCGACGGGCAACGTCGGCATGGCCAAAGGGGGAACGGGCGATGTGCTGACCGGCCTGATCACCGGGCTCCTCGCACAAGGACTTTCCCCGTCGGACGCCGCCATTGTCGGTGTTTGGATCCACGGTCTGGCCGGTGATATCGCCGCTGAAGAGCGTGGAGCGGACGGGATGACCGCGATGGATGTGGTCGGGGCCCTACCCGATGCCTTCCGCAGGCACCGCGGCGCGACCTTGGTCGACTGCGAGTGA
- a CDS encoding SDR family oxidoreductase, with the protein MTDQAFVKVVLVTGGSSGIGAAICTRLAAEGHRVYGTGRKVDRQPHGYHLVAMDITDTASVQRGVEQVLREAGRIDVVVNNAGLGIQGPAEDIAPELALEVLNTNLMGAHRVCQAVLPGMRDRRRGLVIHITSLAANYGLPFRGFYSASKAALERYAEAQRMELAPFGVHVVTLQPGEYRTGIAAARARPTSIGAHYAEAYQRVMQVLDGGLHYSRDPDEVAVKVSRLMQRSSPYGVHFAAHGVQRLSVLLKKVLPSRLFERLMMRHYR; encoded by the coding sequence ATGACCGATCAGGCGTTCGTGAAGGTGGTGCTCGTCACCGGCGGCAGCAGCGGCATCGGCGCGGCCATCTGCACGCGGCTGGCCGCGGAAGGGCATCGCGTGTACGGTACAGGGCGGAAGGTGGACCGGCAGCCCCATGGCTATCATCTGGTGGCGATGGATATCACGGACACCGCTTCGGTTCAACGAGGGGTCGAACAAGTGCTCCGCGAAGCGGGCCGCATCGACGTGGTGGTGAACAATGCCGGTCTTGGTATCCAAGGCCCTGCGGAGGACATCGCCCCCGAACTGGCGCTGGAGGTCTTGAACACCAATCTGATGGGTGCGCATCGTGTATGCCAGGCGGTGCTGCCCGGCATGCGCGACCGCCGGCGGGGGCTGGTGATCCACATCACGAGCCTCGCGGCCAACTACGGCCTGCCGTTCCGAGGCTTCTATAGCGCGAGCAAAGCGGCCCTTGAACGCTATGCGGAGGCTCAACGGATGGAACTGGCGCCGTTCGGGGTGCACGTGGTCACCTTGCAACCGGGTGAATACCGCACCGGCATCGCTGCAGCTCGGGCGCGGCCTACCTCCATCGGCGCCCACTATGCCGAAGCCTACCAGCGCGTGATGCAGGTGCTGGATGGCGGCCTGCATTACAGCCGCGACCCTGACGAGGTGGCGGTGAAGGTCTCCAGGCTCATGCAGCGGTCTTCACCGTATGGCGTTCACTTCGCCGCACACGGCGTCCAACGCTTGTCGGTGCTGTTGAAAAAGGTGCTGCCTTCGCGCCTCTTCGAGCGGTTGATGATGCGGCATTACCGCTAG
- a CDS encoding glycosyltransferase family 2 protein produces MDLSIVVPLLNEHESLTPLAERLHAVLGAMSVDYEVILVDDGSTDGSWQVIRSLAAQDKRVKGIRLGRNYGKSPALNEGFKAATGRVVVTMDADLQDDPEEVPALYAMIDKEGYDLVSGWKKVRHDPLSKTIPTKLFNWATRLVSGVRLHDFNCGLKAYRAQVVKSIEVYGEMHRYIPFIAQREGFPRIGEKVVKHHPRRFGRTKFGLDRFINGFLDLMTIWFVFRFGRKPMHFFGALGTLMFVLGFTATAWLVGDKMWHVLHHQPARLVSDNALFYVALVAMVIGVQLFTVGFVAELVARNAPERGHHRIDDRVGL; encoded by the coding sequence ATGGACCTTTCCATCGTCGTTCCCCTTCTCAACGAGCATGAATCGCTGACCCCGTTGGCGGAGCGCTTGCATGCTGTGTTGGGCGCAATGAGCGTGGACTATGAAGTGATCCTGGTGGATGACGGAAGCACGGACGGATCCTGGCAGGTCATTCGGTCGCTCGCTGCGCAGGACAAGAGGGTCAAGGGCATCCGCCTGGGGCGCAATTACGGCAAGAGCCCCGCGCTCAACGAGGGCTTCAAAGCCGCCACCGGCAGGGTGGTGGTCACCATGGATGCCGACCTCCAGGACGATCCCGAGGAAGTGCCGGCCCTCTATGCCATGATCGACAAGGAGGGCTACGACCTGGTGAGCGGATGGAAGAAGGTGCGCCACGACCCCCTCAGCAAGACCATCCCCACCAAGCTGTTCAACTGGGCCACACGCCTGGTGAGCGGGGTGCGCCTGCACGACTTCAACTGCGGGCTGAAGGCCTATCGCGCTCAGGTGGTGAAGTCCATCGAGGTGTATGGCGAGATGCATCGCTACATCCCCTTCATCGCCCAGCGTGAAGGTTTCCCCCGCATCGGCGAGAAGGTCGTGAAGCACCACCCGCGACGCTTCGGTCGTACCAAGTTCGGGCTCGATCGCTTCATCAATGGGTTCCTGGACCTGATGACCATCTGGTTCGTGTTCCGTTTCGGGCGTAAGCCGATGCACTTCTTCGGCGCGTTGGGCACACTGATGTTCGTGCTCGGGTTCACCGCCACGGCCTGGCTCGTTGGCGACAAGATGTGGCACGTGCTCCACCATCAGCCTGCACGCCTGGTGTCCGATAACGCCCTTTTCTATGTGGCGCTGGTGGCCATGGTCATCGGGGTCCAGCTCTTCACGGTGGGCTTCGTGGCCGAACTGGTGGCGCGCAACGCTCCTGAACGCGGGCACCACCGGATCGACGATCGGGTCGGTCTGTGA
- a CDS encoding glycosyltransferase family 9 protein, giving the protein MTLFRTDCRHFRGDVPCKPHKRHGVHCADCTHYDPIRQRVLIIKLGALGDVVRTTPLLTPLRERFPQAEIHWLTLSPEILPASVDLKLPFDLASLLVIEETTYDYAINLDKDREACALMARVKADEKHGFTWKDGRCAPVDERALHKFGTGVFDDLSRANTLSYLQEIFAIADFSFQGEEYVLDNHAAGRRAWDIDRARHVVGLNTGCGGRWTSRLWSEDRWTELARGLKRDGYEVVLLGGPPEHERNLRIAAASGATYFGHFDLQLFIDLLDQCDTVVTQVTMAMHLALGRHKNLVLMNNIFNRHEFELYGRGSVVEPSTGCECFYAPRCRRLDKGGHACMDDISAERVHDAVRACRPHRDLGA; this is encoded by the coding sequence ATGACCCTCTTCAGAACGGATTGCCGGCACTTCAGGGGCGATGTACCATGCAAGCCCCACAAGCGGCACGGCGTGCACTGTGCGGACTGCACGCATTACGACCCCATCCGCCAGCGTGTGCTGATCATCAAGCTCGGTGCGCTGGGCGATGTCGTGCGCACCACGCCCCTGTTAACACCCCTCCGCGAGCGGTTCCCGCAGGCCGAGATCCATTGGTTGACGCTCAGCCCCGAGATCCTGCCGGCCTCGGTGGACCTGAAGCTGCCCTTCGACCTGGCCTCGCTGCTGGTGATCGAGGAAACGACCTACGACTACGCCATCAACCTGGACAAGGACCGCGAGGCCTGCGCACTGATGGCGCGGGTGAAGGCCGACGAGAAGCACGGCTTCACCTGGAAGGACGGGCGCTGTGCCCCGGTGGATGAGCGAGCACTGCACAAGTTCGGCACCGGCGTGTTCGATGACCTGAGCCGGGCGAACACCCTGAGCTACCTGCAGGAGATCTTCGCCATCGCGGACTTCAGCTTCCAGGGCGAGGAGTATGTGCTGGACAACCATGCCGCCGGGCGACGGGCGTGGGACATCGACCGCGCGCGGCACGTGGTGGGGCTGAACACCGGATGCGGCGGGCGCTGGACCAGCCGCCTGTGGAGCGAGGACCGGTGGACCGAGCTTGCCAGGGGATTGAAGCGCGACGGCTATGAGGTGGTGCTGCTGGGCGGCCCGCCGGAGCATGAGCGCAACCTGCGCATCGCGGCGGCGAGCGGGGCCACCTACTTCGGGCATTTCGACCTACAGCTCTTCATCGACCTGCTGGACCAGTGCGACACGGTGGTGACGCAGGTGACCATGGCCATGCACCTGGCGCTGGGCCGCCACAAGAACCTGGTGCTGATGAACAACATCTTCAACCGGCACGAGTTCGAGCTGTACGGTCGGGGCAGCGTGGTGGAGCCGAGCACGGGCTGCGAGTGCTTCTACGCGCCGCGGTGCCGACGGCTGGACAAGGGCGGGCATGCCTGCATGGACGACATCAGCGCCGAACGGGTGCACGACGCGGTCCGTGCCTGCCGGCCACATCGGGACCTCGGGGCCTGA
- a CDS encoding threonylcarbamoyl-AMP synthase gives MIMLLQIHPRDPEPRKVRTIAEKLRDGAVVVCPTDTVYAFVCSPKHATAMERVARLKGVKPQRAELSLVCKDLSQAALFVRPIDTATFRLLKRALPGPYTFILPAGGDAPKLFQTNRRTIGFRIPDHPVALALVEELGHPLVAASVHDPDHVVDYTTDPERIAEHLGPQVDLVIDAGMGGLVGSTVIDLSGETPVVLRLGKGEVEGLI, from the coding sequence CTGATCATGCTGCTTCAGATCCACCCCCGCGATCCGGAGCCCAGGAAGGTGCGCACTATCGCCGAGAAGCTGCGCGATGGAGCAGTGGTGGTTTGTCCAACGGACACGGTGTACGCGTTCGTGTGCAGCCCCAAGCACGCCACAGCGATGGAACGCGTGGCCCGGCTGAAGGGGGTGAAGCCCCAGCGCGCCGAACTATCGTTGGTGTGCAAGGACCTCTCGCAGGCCGCATTGTTCGTCCGTCCGATCGATACCGCCACGTTCAGGCTGTTGAAACGCGCCCTACCAGGCCCTTACACCTTCATCCTTCCGGCCGGTGGCGATGCACCGAAACTGTTTCAAACGAACCGGCGGACGATCGGATTCCGCATTCCGGATCATCCGGTGGCGTTGGCCTTGGTAGAGGAATTGGGCCACCCCTTGGTGGCGGCCTCTGTGCACGATCCGGACCACGTGGTGGACTACACCACCGATCCTGAGCGGATCGCGGAGCATTTGGGCCCGCAGGTGGACCTGGTGATCGATGCGGGAATGGGCGGCCTGGTGGGCAGCACCGTGATCGACCTGAGCGGAGAGACCCCGGTGGTGCTTCGGCTGGGAAAGGGCGAAGTGGAGGGGCTGATCTAG
- the fsa gene encoding fructose-6-phosphate aldolase — MKFFIDTASLAQIREAHALGVLDGVTTNPSLMAKEGITGDEQVLKHYVDICSIVDGDVSAEVISTDLSGMLAEGERLAALHPNITVKVPMTRDGVKAIKTFTGKGIKTNCTLVFSAGQALLAAKAGATYVSPFIGRLDDVSTDGIQLIEQIRTIFDNYGSTTQVLAASIRHPMHIVQCAEVGADVATCPLSAILALFDHPLTTIGLEKFLADHRKAQAMR, encoded by the coding sequence ATGAAATTCTTCATCGACACGGCCAGCCTGGCGCAGATCCGGGAGGCCCACGCCTTGGGTGTACTGGACGGGGTGACGACCAACCCGAGCCTGATGGCCAAGGAGGGCATCACAGGCGACGAACAGGTGCTCAAGCATTACGTGGACATCTGCTCGATCGTGGACGGGGATGTGAGCGCCGAGGTGATCAGCACGGACCTGAGCGGCATGTTGGCCGAAGGGGAACGGCTGGCGGCCCTGCACCCCAACATCACCGTGAAGGTGCCCATGACGCGCGATGGAGTGAAGGCGATCAAGACCTTCACCGGCAAGGGGATAAAGACCAACTGCACGCTGGTGTTCAGCGCAGGCCAGGCGTTGCTTGCGGCCAAAGCAGGCGCGACGTACGTATCACCTTTCATCGGTCGACTGGATGATGTGAGCACGGATGGCATTCAGCTCATCGAGCAGATCAGGACGATCTTCGACAACTACGGATCGACCACACAGGTGCTGGCCGCCAGCATCAGGCACCCCATGCACATCGTCCAATGCGCCGAGGTGGGTGCCGATGTGGCCACCTGTCCGCTGAGCGCCATTCTGGCCCTTTTCGACCACCCGCTGACCACGATCGGGCTGGAGAAGTTCCTCGCCGACCACAGGAAGGCCCAGGCGATGCGCTGA
- a CDS encoding glycosyltransferase, protein MRITYLSTFFPLRGGIAHFNERFAAELLGRGHTVRAITFSRQYPKLLFPGKTQEETGGAAGAAPIAAEVRVDSIGPWSWWRTGRSIRQDAPDVLLFKYWISFFAPCFWAIALLARGNRRTRAVYVVDNFIPHENRPGERLLRWLAFRRVDGCLVMSEAVEKDIRAAHPRLPIVRSPHPIYDNFGAMQDKGEARRRLKLPEDAVVALFFGYIRPYKGLDLLIEAFPAMAELDPRLHLVIAGECYEDEQRYRDLVKASPVAGRIHYFGDYIPNDAVATYFSAADVLVLPYRTATQSGIVQIAYHFERPCIVSDVGGLGEVVVDGATGYVVPATGGDALVEGMRRYLNGPKDMRQAIRQERRKYAWDAFAEALERLATLIR, encoded by the coding sequence ATGCGCATCACCTACCTCAGCACCTTCTTTCCGCTCCGCGGTGGCATCGCCCACTTCAACGAGCGGTTCGCGGCCGAGCTGCTGGGCCGGGGCCATACTGTGCGGGCGATCACCTTCAGCCGCCAGTATCCCAAGCTGCTCTTCCCGGGCAAGACGCAGGAAGAGACCGGTGGTGCGGCAGGAGCGGCGCCGATCGCAGCGGAAGTGCGGGTGGACAGCATCGGCCCCTGGAGCTGGTGGCGCACCGGTCGGTCCATCCGCCAGGATGCGCCGGACGTGCTGCTCTTCAAGTACTGGATCAGCTTCTTCGCCCCGTGCTTCTGGGCCATCGCGCTGCTGGCCCGGGGCAACCGTCGCACCCGCGCCGTTTATGTGGTGGACAACTTCATCCCGCACGAGAACAGGCCGGGGGAGCGCCTTCTGCGGTGGCTGGCCTTCCGCCGCGTGGACGGCTGCCTGGTGATGAGCGAGGCCGTGGAGAAGGACATTCGCGCCGCCCACCCACGGCTGCCGATCGTGCGGTCGCCCCATCCGATCTACGACAACTTCGGCGCCATGCAGGACAAGGGGGAGGCACGCCGCCGGTTGAAGCTGCCGGAGGACGCGGTGGTCGCGCTCTTCTTCGGGTACATCCGTCCGTACAAGGGGCTCGACCTGCTCATCGAGGCCTTTCCGGCGATGGCCGAGCTGGACCCCCGCCTGCATCTGGTGATCGCTGGGGAGTGCTATGAGGATGAGCAGCGGTACAGGGATCTGGTGAAGGCGAGCCCGGTGGCCGGACGCATCCACTACTTCGGCGACTACATCCCCAACGATGCGGTGGCCACCTACTTCAGCGCCGCGGACGTGCTGGTGCTCCCCTACCGCACCGCGACCCAGTCCGGCATCGTGCAGATCGCCTATCACTTCGAGCGGCCCTGCATCGTGAGCGATGTGGGCGGCTTGGGCGAGGTGGTCGTTGACGGGGCCACGGGTTACGTGGTGCCGGCCACGGGCGGGGACGCCCTGGTGGAGGGAATGCGGCGCTACCTCAACGGACCGAAGGACATGCGCCAGGCGATCCGGCAGGAGCGCCGCAAGTATGCGTGGGACGCGTTCGCCGAAGCGCTGGAGCGGCTGGCCACGCTTATCCGCTGA